In Rhodanobacter denitrificans, a single window of DNA contains:
- a CDS encoding zinc ribbon domain-containing protein has translation MALINCPDCKHSVSDTAPACPNCGRPIAPVQVEQTSKSYKGGMLIGFIVAVGGFFSAAAIGGAAGLTIVVIGLLLFVGSAIGGWWHHG, from the coding sequence ATGGCATTGATCAATTGCCCGGACTGCAAACACAGCGTGTCGGACACCGCGCCCGCCTGCCCGAACTGCGGACGGCCGATCGCGCCGGTGCAGGTCGAACAGACCAGCAAGTCATACAAGGGCGGGATGTTGATCGGCTTCATAGTGGCGGTCGGCGGGTTCTTTTCGGCGGCGGCGATTGGTGGAGCGGCAGGCCTGACGATTGTTGTTATTGGCTTGCTCCTGTTTGTCGGTTCGGCCATCGGCGGCTGGTGGCACCACGGCTGA
- a CDS encoding phage tail length tape measure family protein: protein MADRNLEIALRIKADLESARQQLDELNKSVKATGDNSKASADKIAAVGERIGEMEAEAAQANKTLGQTGKVADATAGKARNLGQELASLARNLANGNFRSAASDLEQIGKSTLISAGRSSMVGVAVGATTAALALLAVAAVKGYQEEQRLNREIIATGNYAGVTTGMLRGMAEQLSGPVGTANQTLSLLVASGRVAGTELQKAAQASIDLATVTGTSVDKAVTQILRLREDPVRAIAELDAQYHLLSLTQYESIKALAAQGNAEAAATLAQDSAAAALAGRAAQVRQNLGLLERAWAEVRDTASAAWAAMKGVGRPGSNVDDVAAADKGLQAIKNRLPQTKSLTDQQLLAAAKNASDPNHAFFAGDLGTIQQLVSQKNAAQAGANFERWVAETEGEQRQLDTLGKQASDVMTRYLQSAKSDEAKAAEIASVKEATQKLIAANPSSAAKYLADEKTALAYIEKKYQPPKEPKARDTTNALAAAQKQLQDQILNLGNTALGPVTGIWDKYTKAMLDAASAGGKAIKAGGDVAAVQAQVSQVQTLAAQARDRALAEQSRGLNIAYLQATGQQAEAARLQIEQQYGALLEDLQRRGDAAGVRLVKSLINVGEARAQLQQLQQQVDAILASQGRQEQNIQAEQQAGLISEYSARKQILDLHHATAAQLDALLPKMRELVAATGDPRAVEQLKNLEAELGRLKLQTNDLKTAFESGLTSGLEQALEGLATRTMTVGEAFKTLARTVVQSLAQVAARALAAKTIEGLSNLFGGGDQKADVSAGATKLTVAGGVVGGAAVMLGSSADKLQAAATTLLIANSVGSVGGFAEGGYTGHGGKYEVAGVVHRGEGVLTQKEVNALGGPSGFYALRHAIAYGYAEGGYVNALRDAPRLPATTSRTRLPTVAANDAHAAPQINQRIVVGLDTSALDDWATSSSFEESVKVVIGRNPSFIRQSVR, encoded by the coding sequence GTGGCTGACCGCAACCTCGAAATCGCGCTGCGCATCAAGGCCGACCTGGAATCGGCCCGCCAGCAGCTGGACGAGTTGAACAAGTCGGTCAAGGCCACCGGCGACAACAGCAAGGCCAGCGCCGACAAGATCGCCGCCGTCGGCGAGCGCATCGGCGAGATGGAAGCGGAGGCCGCCCAGGCGAACAAGACGCTGGGGCAGACCGGCAAGGTCGCGGACGCTACCGCAGGCAAAGCGCGCAACCTCGGCCAGGAATTGGCCAGTCTTGCGCGCAACCTTGCCAACGGAAACTTCAGGAGTGCCGCCAGCGACCTGGAGCAGATCGGCAAGTCGACGTTGATCAGCGCCGGGCGTTCCAGCATGGTCGGTGTGGCAGTCGGTGCCACCACTGCCGCGCTCGCGCTCTTGGCCGTCGCCGCTGTGAAGGGTTACCAGGAGGAACAGCGCCTCAACCGCGAGATCATCGCGACTGGCAACTATGCCGGCGTGACCACCGGCATGCTTCGCGGCATGGCGGAACAATTGTCCGGGCCGGTCGGCACGGCAAATCAGACGCTTTCGTTGCTGGTGGCGTCTGGCCGTGTGGCCGGGACTGAATTGCAGAAAGCCGCACAGGCCTCGATCGACCTGGCCACGGTTACCGGCACCAGCGTCGACAAGGCCGTGACGCAGATCCTGCGTCTGCGCGAAGACCCGGTGCGTGCGATCGCCGAGCTCGATGCGCAGTACCACCTTCTCTCGCTGACGCAGTACGAATCCATCAAGGCATTGGCCGCGCAAGGCAATGCCGAGGCGGCTGCCACGCTGGCGCAGGACTCTGCCGCGGCGGCGCTTGCCGGCCGCGCCGCCCAGGTCCGCCAGAACCTGGGCTTGTTGGAGCGCGCGTGGGCAGAGGTGCGGGACACGGCCTCCGCGGCATGGGCCGCCATGAAGGGCGTCGGCCGGCCCGGCAGCAACGTCGACGACGTCGCCGCTGCGGACAAGGGCCTGCAGGCGATCAAGAACCGCCTGCCACAGACGAAGAGCCTGACGGATCAACAGCTGCTGGCCGCGGCCAAGAATGCGTCCGATCCGAACCATGCATTCTTCGCCGGCGACCTCGGCACCATCCAGCAGCTCGTTTCGCAGAAGAACGCCGCGCAGGCCGGCGCCAACTTCGAGCGCTGGGTCGCCGAGACGGAAGGCGAGCAGCGCCAGCTCGACACCTTGGGCAAGCAAGCCAGCGATGTGATGACGCGCTACCTGCAGTCGGCGAAGTCCGACGAGGCTAAAGCGGCCGAAATCGCTTCGGTGAAGGAGGCGACGCAGAAGCTGATCGCCGCCAATCCGTCGAGCGCCGCCAAGTACCTCGCGGATGAAAAGACCGCGCTGGCATACATCGAGAAGAAGTACCAGCCGCCCAAGGAACCCAAGGCCCGCGACACCACCAACGCCCTCGCCGCCGCGCAGAAGCAATTGCAGGACCAGATCCTCAATCTCGGCAACACCGCATTGGGCCCCGTCACGGGCATCTGGGACAAGTACACGAAGGCGATGCTCGATGCCGCCTCGGCCGGGGGCAAGGCGATCAAGGCCGGTGGCGACGTCGCCGCCGTGCAGGCGCAGGTGAGCCAGGTGCAGACCCTGGCTGCGCAGGCGCGCGATCGCGCGCTGGCCGAGCAGTCGCGCGGCCTGAACATCGCCTACCTGCAGGCCACCGGCCAGCAGGCCGAGGCAGCACGGCTGCAGATCGAACAGCAATACGGTGCGCTGCTGGAGGATCTGCAGCGCCGGGGCGACGCGGCCGGCGTGCGCCTGGTCAAATCGCTGATCAACGTGGGCGAGGCGCGCGCACAGCTGCAGCAGCTGCAGCAGCAGGTGGATGCGATTCTGGCCAGCCAGGGCCGGCAAGAGCAGAACATCCAGGCCGAGCAGCAGGCCGGCTTGATCAGCGAGTACTCCGCGCGCAAGCAGATCCTGGACCTGCACCACGCCACCGCCGCCCAGCTCGATGCGCTGCTGCCGAAGATGCGCGAGCTGGTGGCCGCCACCGGCGATCCGCGCGCGGTGGAGCAGCTGAAGAACCTGGAAGCCGAGCTGGGCCGCCTCAAGCTGCAGACGAATGACCTTAAAACCGCGTTTGAAAGCGGTTTGACCAGCGGCCTGGAACAGGCGCTGGAAGGGCTGGCCACGCGCACCATGACCGTGGGCGAGGCGTTCAAGACGCTGGCGCGCACCGTGGTGCAAAGCCTGGCGCAGGTGGCGGCCCGCGCGCTGGCGGCCAAGACCATCGAAGGCCTATCCAACCTGTTCGGCGGCGGCGATCAGAAGGCCGATGTGAGCGCGGGAGCCACCAAGCTCACCGTGGCCGGCGGCGTGGTCGGCGGCGCGGCGGTCATGCTGGGCTCCAGCGCCGACAAACTGCAGGCGGCCGCCACCACGCTGCTGATCGCCAACAGCGTCGGCTCGGTCGGCGGCTTTGCCGAGGGCGGCTACACCGGCCACGGCGGCAAGTACGAAGTGGCCGGTGTGGTCCACCGCGGCGAAGGCGTGCTCACCCAGAAGGAAGTCAACGCGCTGGGCGGCCCGTCCGGCTTCTACGCGCTGCGCCACGCGATCGCCTATGGCTACGCCGAGGGCGGCTACGTGAATGCGCTGCGCGACGCGCCGCGTTTGCCCGCCACCACCTCGCGCACGCGCCTGCCCACCGTGGCTGCCAACGACGCGCATGCCGCCCCGCAAATCAACCAGCGCATCGTGGTCGGCCTGGATACCAGTGCGCTGGATGACTGGGCCACCAGCAGCAGCTTCGAGGAGTCCGTGAAAGTGGTCATCGGCCGCAACCCTTCCTTCATCCGCCAGTCGGTGCGCTGA